In one Leptospira fletcheri genomic region, the following are encoded:
- a CDS encoding sigma-54-dependent Fis family transcriptional regulator yields MNSTLDPDRLLDLILERCIQICEVGSGSLMLINRQDEVLDIVTFRGMNPSVRTKVKLRVGEGITGIVAASGEGMIVNDVTQNPHYISIKDDILSELAVPMIVEDGVIGVISLDSSRKQAFSEEHLELVSTLANMAAQIFKNLQTFRQLEQKNKIQQVLIDISRTVTSTLILQEIFDDIMERLDKSLNLERGSIVLFDSEKNILKLTGAYGLTAEEMEKGVYLPGEGVTGKVYESGEAMIVESIVNDDNFLNRMGNMTHFKNNPENVSFLAAPIKSDTDVLGVVSVFFVHKKYVDLKTYLDFLQVVASIIYQAIRIQKLIDEEKREISRENVLLKRELKNKYKFGSLIGKSKPMEKLFEMIQLVSDSRASVLITGESGTGKEMIASAIHYNSSRSDKPFIKINCAAIPENLLESELFGHKKGSFTGAVADKKGKFEMADTGTIFLDEIGEMDLNLQSKLLRVLQEKEIEAVGSVKPKKIDVRIIAATNANLEELIAQKLFRADLFYRLNVVNMLTPPLRDRPEDIPLLINHFISKYTAENTKKIKGITREAHKLLMSYNWPGNVRELENVIERAVVLSQSEMLDIQDFSEINGRILYGDEGEAIDVGDPDTSLEVASSRFSPAHLDALDGRAMEVVVGEVEARLIKYAMKKFKYTKTRVAKFLGINRNTLDKKIKDLKIDY; encoded by the coding sequence ATGAATTCCACTCTGGATCCGGATCGTCTTCTGGATTTGATCCTGGAAAGATGTATCCAAATATGCGAAGTGGGCTCCGGCTCTCTTATGCTGATCAACCGCCAGGACGAGGTTCTGGATATCGTAACCTTCCGCGGAATGAATCCTTCCGTTCGTACGAAAGTAAAGTTGCGCGTAGGAGAAGGGATCACGGGAATTGTTGCAGCGTCCGGGGAAGGAATGATCGTAAACGATGTCACTCAGAACCCGCATTATATTTCCATAAAGGACGACATACTTTCCGAGCTAGCCGTACCTATGATCGTAGAAGACGGAGTGATCGGTGTCATTTCATTGGACTCCAGCCGCAAACAGGCCTTTTCCGAAGAGCATTTGGAATTGGTTTCTACCCTGGCGAATATGGCGGCGCAGATTTTCAAAAACCTGCAGACCTTTAGGCAACTGGAACAGAAGAACAAAATCCAGCAAGTACTCATCGATATCTCTCGCACGGTCACTTCCACACTCATTTTGCAGGAAATCTTCGACGATATCATGGAAAGGTTGGATAAGTCCCTGAACCTGGAAAGAGGATCCATCGTTCTGTTCGACTCGGAAAAAAATATCCTGAAGCTGACGGGTGCGTACGGGCTGACTGCCGAAGAGATGGAAAAAGGAGTTTATCTTCCGGGCGAGGGAGTCACTGGAAAAGTTTACGAGTCGGGAGAAGCGATGATCGTCGAATCGATCGTAAACGACGATAACTTCCTGAATCGTATGGGGAACATGACCCACTTTAAGAACAATCCTGAGAACGTAAGTTTTTTAGCGGCACCGATCAAATCGGATACGGACGTTTTGGGAGTAGTGAGCGTATTCTTCGTTCATAAGAAATACGTGGATTTAAAGACCTACTTGGACTTTCTACAAGTGGTTGCGTCCATCATATATCAGGCGATCCGAATCCAGAAACTGATCGACGAGGAAAAACGCGAGATTTCCAGAGAGAACGTTCTTCTCAAACGAGAATTGAAGAACAAATATAAATTCGGTTCTCTCATCGGGAAATCCAAACCGATGGAAAAACTTTTCGAAATGATCCAGTTGGTATCCGATTCCAGAGCTTCCGTCTTAATTACGGGGGAATCAGGAACGGGAAAGGAAATGATCGCGTCGGCGATCCATTACAACTCTTCACGCTCCGATAAACCTTTTATCAAGATCAATTGCGCCGCAATTCCGGAGAATCTGTTGGAATCGGAATTGTTCGGGCATAAGAAAGGCTCGTTCACCGGGGCGGTTGCCGACAAAAAAGGGAAATTCGAGATGGCGGATACCGGAACGATTTTCTTGGATGAAATCGGAGAAATGGATCTGAACCTTCAGTCGAAACTTTTACGAGTGCTTCAGGAAAAGGAAATAGAAGCGGTCGGTTCCGTGAAACCCAAGAAGATAGACGTCAGGATCATAGCGGCGACGAACGCGAATCTGGAAGAGTTGATCGCGCAAAAACTCTTTCGCGCCGATCTTTTTTACCGTTTAAACGTGGTGAATATGCTCACTCCTCCGTTGCGGGATCGTCCCGAGGACATTCCGTTGCTTATCAATCATTTCATCTCCAAATACACTGCGGAGAATACGAAGAAGATCAAGGGAATTACGCGGGAAGCGCATAAGCTGCTGATGAGTTATAATTGGCCAGGCAACGTCCGGGAATTGGAAAACGTAATAGAAAGAGCCGTCGTGCTCTCCCAGTCGGAGATGCTGGACATTCAGGATTTTTCCGAAATCAACGGTCGTATCCTATACGGGGACGAAGGAGAAGCCATCGATGTCGGAGATCCCGACACTTCTTTAGAAGTCGCGAGTTCTCGTTTTTCTCCCGCTCATTTGGATGCCTTGGACGGGCGTGCCATGGAGGTTGTGGTCGGAGAGGTGGAAGCTCGGTTGATAAAGTACGCTATGAAGAAATTCAAGTACACCAAAACCCGGGTCGCGAAGTTCCTAGGCATCAATAGGAACACGCTGGATAAGAAGATAAAAGACTTAAAGATCGATTATTGA
- a CDS encoding SET domain-containing protein, whose amino-acid sequence MLKVPTYVAESPIGGLGLFAGRDIEPGELIWEYHPKTVWILTEEEVASFPARLKESIFTYSYLYEGKWFFCVDNSRFMNHSDDSNTLEDKTGVSGSSNPMGRDRAVRKILAGEELTCNYKQFDQNWNEKLPPQ is encoded by the coding sequence ATGCTAAAAGTGCCTACGTACGTCGCAGAATCTCCGATCGGAGGATTGGGACTCTTCGCGGGAAGAGACATCGAACCCGGAGAGTTAATATGGGAATACCATCCTAAAACCGTCTGGATCCTTACGGAGGAAGAGGTCGCTTCTTTTCCCGCAAGATTGAAGGAATCGATTTTTACGTATTCTTATTTGTACGAAGGCAAATGGTTTTTCTGCGTGGACAATTCGCGTTTTATGAACCACAGCGACGATTCCAACACTCTCGAAGACAAGACCGGAGTTTCCGGAAGCAGCAACCCGATGGGAAGAGATCGTGCGGTTCGAAAGATCCTAGCGGGAGAGGAACTGACCTGCAACTACAAACAGTTCGATCAAAATTGGAACGAAAAACTTCCGCCTCAATAA
- a CDS encoding ABC transporter ATP-binding protein, translated as MTNKQKFKDGFRLGKNSGAFPNTPTGTPKAPPGSQAARGSYSSSLGPNLVSGEPSQDSPLLILYGLTRFFRKYKFQLGIVLALLLVEILVYSTIPFSFKFLIDDAIIGKNQTVLYVTGIFLVTGTILITAVGTIRDYLYNWVSAKAIRDMREELFLHLQRVSLDFYGNARMGDILSRFSSDLSALENAVLAAIPWGISPILEAIFGTALLFALDWKLGAIATLTWPVTFLGPIFFSKKSTQASYDRKGEEAKVLNAVEESVSAQNLIRVYDLDKLFWERFRSNCDRLFNVSLRLGLTNSFLERSASGGILLLQAVLLISGAWFAFHGMVSVGALAAFLPPFLNLSYSLLYVSQYFPTLNQASGSAKRILEILRTPVFDQDANRAISPSEFRNMIRLEDIHFRYKGRNKNLNGINLEIPKGSYTVILGPSGSGKSTIFKMLLGMVEPNQGKVTLDGMDLDKIHRPALHSLIGIVFQDTFLFHTSILENIRLGSPNANAEDAIEAAKLAEIHDFITSLPDGYETIVGDKGTRLSGGEKQRIALARAMIRNPQILLLDEATSALDPVTEARILKTLQKLREGRTIVSVTHRLTGLHSADQVLVMRNGLLEPYPSTEDEPTPIPAIGL; from the coding sequence ATGACAAATAAACAGAAATTTAAGGATGGGTTCCGTCTAGGTAAGAACTCGGGAGCTTTCCCCAATACGCCTACCGGAACTCCGAAAGCTCCGCCAGGAAGCCAAGCCGCTAGAGGTTCCTATTCTTCCTCCTTGGGCCCGAATTTAGTCTCGGGAGAACCTTCTCAAGATTCCCCTCTCTTGATTTTATACGGACTCACCCGTTTTTTCCGAAAATACAAGTTCCAGCTCGGCATCGTTCTCGCCCTTTTACTCGTAGAAATTCTGGTTTATTCTACGATCCCGTTCTCCTTTAAATTCCTAATAGACGACGCAATCATCGGCAAGAACCAAACCGTACTCTACGTAACGGGAATTTTCCTAGTCACCGGAACCATTTTGATCACAGCCGTAGGAACGATTCGTGATTACTTATACAATTGGGTCTCCGCTAAAGCGATTCGCGACATGCGGGAAGAATTGTTTCTACATTTGCAGCGTGTCAGTCTTGATTTTTACGGGAATGCACGGATGGGAGATATCCTTTCCCGCTTTTCCTCCGATCTATCCGCTTTAGAAAACGCGGTCCTGGCCGCTATTCCTTGGGGGATCTCTCCGATTCTGGAAGCGATCTTCGGTACTGCTCTTTTATTCGCCCTAGATTGGAAATTAGGAGCGATCGCTACCTTAACTTGGCCTGTCACTTTCCTAGGACCGATCTTCTTTTCCAAAAAATCCACCCAAGCAAGCTATGATAGGAAAGGAGAAGAGGCGAAAGTGTTGAACGCGGTGGAGGAATCCGTATCCGCACAAAACCTGATTCGGGTCTATGACCTAGACAAACTCTTTTGGGAAAGGTTCCGGAGCAATTGTGATCGATTGTTCAACGTATCTCTACGGTTAGGTCTTACGAATTCGTTTTTGGAACGTTCCGCATCCGGAGGAATCCTATTACTTCAGGCAGTACTCCTGATCTCCGGCGCCTGGTTCGCATTTCACGGAATGGTAAGCGTCGGAGCCTTGGCTGCATTCTTACCTCCCTTCCTGAATCTAAGCTATTCCTTACTTTATGTTTCCCAGTATTTTCCCACTCTGAACCAAGCTAGTGGCTCCGCTAAGCGCATATTGGAAATATTGAGAACTCCCGTTTTCGATCAGGACGCAAATCGAGCGATTTCTCCCTCCGAATTCAGAAACATGATCCGGTTAGAGGATATTCACTTCCGATATAAAGGAAGAAATAAAAATCTGAACGGAATCAACCTGGAAATTCCGAAAGGAAGTTACACCGTAATCCTGGGACCGAGCGGTTCCGGCAAAAGTACGATCTTTAAAATGCTGCTTGGAATGGTAGAACCGAACCAAGGCAAGGTCACTTTGGACGGCATGGACTTGGACAAAATCCATCGTCCGGCATTGCACTCTTTGATCGGAATCGTGTTCCAGGATACGTTCCTCTTTCATACTTCTATTCTGGAGAATATTCGTCTAGGAAGCCCGAACGCAAATGCGGAAGACGCTATCGAGGCGGCTAAACTCGCGGAAATACACGATTTTATCACTTCCTTGCCGGACGGCTACGAGACGATCGTAGGGGACAAAGGCACAAGACTATCCGGGGGAGAAAAGCAAAGGATCGCTCTTGCAAGAGCCATGATCCGAAATCCGCAGATCCTTCTACTGGACGAGGCTACTTCTGCACTGGACCCCGTTACTGAAGCGAGAATCCTCAAAACTCTACAGAAATTGCGGGAAGGAAGGACCATCGTTTCCGTCACTCACAGGTTGACTGGGTTGCATTCCGCAGATCAGGTTTTAGTCATGAGAAACGGATTGTTGGAACCTTACCCTTCCACGGAAGACGAACCGACTCCGATTCCGGCTATCGGTCTTTGA
- a CDS encoding amino acid-binding protein, with translation MIEFNYKEEYGVYRVTLKTSETAPGTLHKMVKAMFFMGFEILSGDIRTVQEGDSMISYDEFLLRSDETDSRIKASKLGILMSSVFSDEKLLEEMIQTSSEIDIRNTFYLGKDSQLEFEDLPDGSATKFYLEAPDRKGLLYFVTGVLKDLGVNILSGEVRTDGTTNNAQDTFLLTDSRTNAGFSGTSIEERVRRYILQSSLNQV, from the coding sequence ATGATAGAATTTAACTATAAAGAAGAATACGGAGTTTATCGGGTCACCTTAAAGACTTCGGAAACTGCGCCAGGAACCCTTCACAAAATGGTAAAAGCCATGTTTTTCATGGGTTTCGAAATCCTGTCCGGAGATATCCGAACCGTGCAGGAAGGCGATTCTATGATCAGTTACGATGAATTTCTATTGCGCTCCGACGAGACGGATTCCCGGATTAAAGCCTCCAAACTCGGGATTTTGATGTCTTCCGTTTTTTCCGACGAGAAACTTTTGGAAGAGATGATCCAGACTTCCAGTGAAATCGATATCCGGAACACTTTCTATCTAGGCAAAGATTCTCAGCTTGAGTTCGAAGATTTGCCGGATGGCTCGGCTACAAAATTTTATCTCGAAGCTCCCGATCGAAAAGGACTACTCTACTTTGTTACCGGGGTTTTGAAGGATTTGGGAGTGAATATTCTCTCCGGCGAAGTGCGAACGGATGGAACCACCAATAACGCTCAGGATACTTTCCTATTAACCGACTCTCGTACGAATGCGGGATTTTCCGGTACTTCGATCGAAGAACGTGTTCGTAGATATATATTGCAAAGTAGCCTGAATCAAGTTTGA
- a CDS encoding HD domain-containing phosphohydrolase, translated as MDASKDLQKFDFTEEVIQHFRENRIIPVDFYNKNGQILIHKKDMATGDDINRLQKFEKQGIYFLLSEIGKINPGSGRRGYGGDPSFDRLINPELTVNLTKGATDLLQEIKRYPLTGAQVRDVGKSIDSILEDFKSSPNMETGLVNILEVMSTVGAPIDSEVLTKRTVITMAMKVRTAKAFTKADMDVKKAEQMNLMMASYLADIGYTQMKMPTHADLKSEELDYIKNHPIISYLMIANIQELDDSVKSIVLNHHRPHKGEGLNNNYPQTKPLVQKLQGYREKYKDDYRKNTLVNDIQKQVRGILSNALSYDDIGMLSIAGEFASLTTAQPWRGPMAAVKALKLILNNSFFAYNEKTLKDFYDHVGLSLSENQPFLKTGDYVIVASQDSNRKVYFEICVIRESYKNSIRPMLERIGTIRPNFANNGKLRISGFDKTSLNLDRRRAIFNLERNADPRRIIYLVDPELDAEFFGFLDKKAREFLAPKSTQTDSEESVKTPAE; from the coding sequence ATGGACGCGTCCAAAGACCTGCAAAAATTCGATTTTACCGAAGAGGTAATCCAGCATTTTAGGGAAAACAGGATTATCCCGGTAGATTTTTATAATAAGAACGGTCAGATTCTCATTCACAAAAAGGATATGGCGACGGGGGACGATATCAATCGTCTCCAGAAATTTGAAAAACAAGGGATCTACTTTTTACTATCCGAAATCGGGAAGATAAACCCCGGTTCCGGAAGACGAGGTTACGGCGGCGATCCTTCTTTCGATCGACTGATCAATCCCGAACTTACGGTCAATCTCACGAAAGGAGCGACCGACCTTCTCCAAGAAATCAAAAGATATCCTCTCACGGGCGCCCAGGTTCGGGACGTCGGAAAATCCATAGATTCTATATTAGAAGATTTTAAATCTTCACCGAATATGGAAACCGGACTGGTCAATATTTTGGAAGTGATGAGCACTGTCGGCGCCCCCATTGATTCCGAAGTTCTGACGAAACGTACCGTGATCACCATGGCCATGAAAGTCCGGACCGCTAAGGCTTTCACCAAAGCGGACATGGACGTCAAAAAGGCCGAACAGATGAATCTTATGATGGCCTCATATCTCGCGGATATCGGTTATACTCAGATGAAGATGCCTACTCATGCGGATCTGAAATCGGAGGAATTGGATTATATAAAGAACCATCCCATTATAAGCTATCTTATGATCGCGAATATTCAAGAGCTGGACGATTCGGTAAAGTCGATCGTGCTGAATCATCACAGACCGCATAAAGGGGAAGGGCTCAATAACAATTATCCTCAGACCAAGCCTCTGGTACAGAAACTCCAAGGATATCGAGAGAAGTACAAGGACGATTATAGGAAAAACACGTTGGTCAACGATATCCAAAAACAAGTAAGAGGAATTTTATCGAACGCGCTTTCTTACGACGATATTGGAATGCTTTCCATTGCGGGAGAATTTGCCTCCCTTACCACTGCGCAGCCTTGGAGAGGACCGATGGCGGCGGTGAAAGCCTTAAAATTGATCCTGAATAACAGTTTTTTCGCATATAACGAAAAGACCTTAAAGGATTTTTACGATCACGTCGGTCTTTCCCTCTCCGAGAACCAACCGTTTTTAAAAACGGGGGATTATGTAATCGTAGCTTCTCAAGACTCCAATCGGAAGGTTTACTTCGAGATCTGCGTGATCCGGGAATCCTATAAGAATTCCATACGACCTATGCTGGAAAGGATCGGGACTATCCGGCCGAATTTTGCAAATAACGGAAAACTCCGAATTTCCGGATTCGACAAAACGAGCCTGAATCTGGATCGCAGGCGGGCGATTTTTAACCTAGAAAGAAATGCGGATCCGAGACGGATCATTTACTTGGTAGATCCGGAATTGGACGCGGAATTCTTCGGATTTTTGGATAAGAAGGCCAGAGAGTTCCTCGCTCCTAAGTCCACACAAACGGACTCCGAGGAGTCGGTAAAAACCCCCGCAGAATGA
- the aroC gene encoding chorismate synthase, which produces MPSSWGKIFRISTFGESHGESVGVVVEGVPAGIPIRLEEIQKDLNRRRPGQSKLTTPRDESDTVRIVSGVFEGKTIGSPIALIVDNQNTISKDYENLRETFRPSHADYTYQAKYGFRAHVGGGRSSVRETIARVAAGAIARMILEDDLGIRTVAWVDTIGEISSDLTEEKYPRSREEVDGNEVRCPDSAAADRMRNLILKMKEAGDSVGGIIRCASYHLPPGLGDPVYDKLDGDLAKAILSIPACKGFEVGSGFAGTLLTGSNHNDEFYVEEGSGRVRTRTNRSGGLQGGISNGEALVIRAAFKPTSTIFKKQNTVNLNREETVLEAKGRHDPCVLPRAVPIVEAAVNLVLVDAYLYQRAMNPLWFKKWASLPAYYDDLKL; this is translated from the coding sequence ATGCCTTCCAGTTGGGGTAAAATATTTCGTATCAGTACGTTCGGCGAGTCTCACGGAGAATCCGTCGGTGTAGTCGTAGAAGGGGTTCCTGCAGGAATTCCGATCCGTCTTGAGGAAATCCAAAAGGATTTGAACCGAAGAAGGCCCGGGCAAAGCAAACTAACCACTCCTCGGGACGAATCGGATACGGTTCGGATCGTTTCCGGAGTGTTTGAAGGTAAGACGATCGGGAGCCCGATTGCGCTGATCGTGGATAACCAAAACACCATCTCCAAAGATTACGAAAATTTAAGGGAAACATTCCGCCCTTCTCACGCTGATTATACGTACCAAGCAAAGTACGGTTTTAGAGCTCATGTAGGCGGCGGGCGTTCCTCCGTCCGCGAAACCATAGCTAGGGTAGCCGCCGGAGCGATTGCCAGAATGATCCTCGAGGACGACTTGGGGATCCGCACAGTGGCTTGGGTAGATACGATCGGAGAAATCTCTTCCGATCTTACGGAGGAAAAATATCCGCGTAGTAGGGAGGAAGTAGACGGAAACGAGGTTCGGTGTCCGGATTCGGCTGCGGCTGATAGGATGAGGAACCTGATCCTTAAAATGAAAGAGGCGGGAGATAGCGTCGGAGGAATTATCCGTTGCGCCTCTTATCACCTTCCGCCCGGATTAGGGGACCCGGTGTACGATAAACTGGACGGAGATTTAGCTAAGGCGATTCTGTCTATTCCCGCATGCAAAGGATTCGAAGTCGGCTCCGGGTTTGCCGGCACTCTTTTGACCGGAAGCAATCATAACGACGAGTTTTATGTGGAAGAAGGATCGGGACGAGTCAGAACTCGAACGAATCGGTCCGGAGGCCTGCAGGGGGGAATTTCGAACGGAGAAGCCTTGGTGATCCGAGCGGCGTTCAAACCTACTTCTACGATCTTTAAAAAACAAAATACCGTAAATCTCAATCGGGAAGAAACCGTTCTGGAAGCGAAAGGGAGACATGATCCCTGCGTTCTGCCCAGGGCTGTACCGATCGTGGAGGCCGCCGTGAACCTTGTTCTGGTAGACGCGTATTTGTACCAAAGGGCAATGAATCCGCTTTGGTTTAAAAAATGGGCCAGTCTGCCCGCCTACTACGACGATTTAAAACTTTGA